The Paraburkholderia largidicola DNA segment CGCATGCATGGACTTTCGATCACGGCATGATGCATCCGGGCGAGGCGCCGGGGCATGGCGTCGATATCGATGAAGAAGCGGCCGCGCGCTATCCGTACGACCCGGCGTATCTGCCCGTTGCTCGGCTCGAAGACGGCACGTTGTGGAACTGGTAAGTTCCTTCAACGAATAGAACGACAGCCAGGAGACAGGCATGGCAGACAGGAAAACCAGTGCGATGCTGCGGCGCGTGGCCGCTGCATCGACGATCGGCACAGCCGCCGAATACTACGATTTCTTCGTGTACGGCACGGCGGCCGTGCTCGTGTTTGGCGCAAAGTTCTTCCCGTCGAGCGATCCGCTCATCGGCACGCTTGCGGCATTCGCGACCTACGCCGTGGGTTTCGTCGCACGGCCGCTCGGCGGCATCGTGTTCGGGCATTTCGGCGATCGCATCGGACGCAAGAAGGCGTTGATCGTCACGATCCTGATCGTCGGGCTGGGGACCTTCGCAATCGGACTGCTGCCTGACTATTCGCAGATCGGCGTCTGGGCGCCGGCCTCGCTGATTCTGATTCGCGTGCTGCAAGGCTTTGGCGTAGGCGGCGAGCAGGCGGGCGCGGTGTTGCTGACGGCGGAATACGCACCGCCTCGCGAGCGCGGTTTTTTTGCGAGTCTCGTGCAACTTGGCGCCCCCGCGGGCTTCCTGATTCCGTCGGGTCTCTTCGCGTTGCTGAGCGCCACACTCACGCATGAGCAACTGATGGACTGGGGCTGGCGTCTGCCGTTTCTGGGCAGCATCGTGCTGGTCGTGGTCGGCCTTTATATCCGGCTGCGTACGGAAGAGTCGCCGATTTTCGCCAGCATCCGCGAGACCAAGGCAGTCGAGTCTCGGCCGGTCGTCGAGGTCGTCAAACAGTTTGGGCCGACCATCGTGAAAGGCGTCGGCGCAAAGCTGATCGAGGCGTGCACGTTCGCGATGTACACGATGATCGTGCTCGCCTATGGACGCGCGCATGGCATCAGCGAAAGCCTGCTGCTGCAGACCATCATCGTTGCTGTCGTGCTGGAGCTTCTCGCGATTCCGCTGGCGGGCGCGCTGTCGGACCGGATTGGCCGGCGCACGACGTTCATCGCGGGCGCGGTGCTACAGGTGCTACTCGTCGTGCCGCTGTTCCATGCCGTCGATAGCGGCAACCGCCTCGCCATCCAGGCGGCGATGATTCTCGCGATCTCGATCGGACACAGCTTGTGTTATGCGCCTCAGGCGTCGCTTTTTCCCGAGCTGTTTCCGGCACGTGTTCGATGCAGCGGCATTGCGCTGATCTGGCAGATCGGATCGCTGATCGGCAGCGGCGTGCTCGGACTCGTCGCGGTCAAGCTGATTCAGGCGACACACGGAAACTCG contains these protein-coding regions:
- a CDS encoding MFS transporter, whose product is MADRKTSAMLRRVAAASTIGTAAEYYDFFVYGTAAVLVFGAKFFPSSDPLIGTLAAFATYAVGFVARPLGGIVFGHFGDRIGRKKALIVTILIVGLGTFAIGLLPDYSQIGVWAPASLILIRVLQGFGVGGEQAGAVLLTAEYAPPRERGFFASLVQLGAPAGFLIPSGLFALLSATLTHEQLMDWGWRLPFLGSIVLVVVGLYIRLRTEESPIFASIRETKAVESRPVVEVVKQFGPTIVKGVGAKLIEACTFAMYTMIVLAYGRAHGISESLLLQTIIVAVVLELLAIPLAGALSDRIGRRTTFIAGAVLQVLLVVPLFHAVDSGNRLAIQAAMILAISIGHSLCYAPQASLFPELFPARVRCSGIALIWQIGSLIGSGVLGLVAVKLIQATHGNSIGLVIYVALLGIVSAICLFLLPETAPARRGGDLHDWGAPQREPALHEASAPAAFAARQ